In one window of Juglans regia cultivar Chandler chromosome 3, Walnut 2.0, whole genome shotgun sequence DNA:
- the LOC108983424 gene encoding uncharacterized protein LOC108983424 isoform X2 — protein MDQPNEDQEEPPIAELLGVKKKKNKNTTVVSSPRTRTTTGVKAKKKKEGGPAAVDSAAQYPTGSTEDCCNAPKVTVLKFDNSVENHFRAIDTISQLCGEPEDGALEEQEIQQLSSSITFLRFASAVGSIDGKDVVSGIELPQLSSAAVPKNEEPSGGAATHAESSGSGCSKDFVIHVGGHVWALDWCPRVHERPECPIKCEFIAVAAHPPGSSYHKIGAPLTGRGVVQIWGLLNVSMNEDEVPPPAEKPKQGPKNGRDMKDKLTVSKRPRGRPRKKPVEDNVAITTQKRPRGRPRKNLIEKPPDNLDCSEQYVQALAVQFPEDSSDFLAIDGVLGDTQEHAIQEDSGKKQKSYKQAASKCNPALETPLKCRRLKNKKRTRSCSDNTSPLLLELIEDMGSSVVNQMQAEPAASVNFSHNGSLEISSAGCLIPNDVALPRVVFCLAHNGKVAWDTKWRPSNECYSIKMGYLAVLLGNGSLEVWEVPLPRTVKVIYSSDHPEGTDPRFVKLEPVFRCSMLKGGGTQSIPLTVEWSASTPHDLILAGCHDGTVALWKFSVSSSSKDTRPLLCFSADTVPIRALAWAPVESDLESANVILTAGHGGLKFWDLRFKVLIKASKDGYLNMYVQHGERNNHDRYYWDPFRPLWDLHPVPRIIYSLDWLPDPRCVILSFDDGTMRTLSLLKAAYDVPVTGKPFGGTKQQGLHSYYCSSFAIWSVQVSRLTGVAHRIEKLFREFLWGGLGEETKFHLASWNKVCSPVSGGGLGVRNLRTFNKALLGKWLWRYQEEGESLWKEVVVSRHGGAWGGWCTNEVRGGYGVGLWRYIRGGWQCFENNVRFVVGQGTRIKFWQNVWCGERSLERAFPALYNIAINREASIADLCVIAQDSFQWNILFTRANHDWELSIVSEFFSMIYSSERLTTQDDRLQWRGKDSKKFSVKTYYKILVSQGNEYFPWKSIWKSRVPSKVAFFVWTAALGKILTTDNLRKRGLIVTDWCYLCKKNGESVDHLLLHCEVTRELWNGIFRRVDVAWVMPAKVVDLLACWKGLKGSTQVAAAWKMIPLCIMWCIWLERNARCFEDRERSMEELQNFFLHTLLLWFSAIVLNGNSVHEFLAQI, from the exons atggatcAACCAAACGAGGACCAAGAGGAACCTCCAATTGCAGAGCTATTGGgcgtgaagaagaagaagaataagaataCAACGGTGGTTTCTTCGCCGAGGACGAGAACAACAACCGGAGTAAaagcgaagaagaagaaggagggtGGTCCCGCTGCAGTGGACTCCGCAGCACAGTATCCTACAGGCTCCACGGAGGATTGCTGCAATGCCCCTAAGGTTACAGTTTTGAAGTTCGATAATTCGGTGGAGAATCACTTCAGAGCCATCGACACGATTTCTCAGCTCTGTGGAGAGCCTGAAGACGGTGCTCTTGAAGAACAAGAAATTCAGCAACTGTCCTCCTCAATCACTTTCTTAAG GTTCGCTTCTGCAGTAGGAAGCATTGATGGGAAAGATGTTGTTAGCGGAATAGAGTTGCCTCAACTATCTTCTGCAGCTGTTCCTAAG AATGAGGAACCTTCTGGGGGTGCTGCTACACATGCAGAATCATCCGG ATCTGGCTGCAGCAAAGACTTTGTTATTCATGTTGGAGGGCATGTTTGGGCTTTGGATTGGTGTCCTAGAGTTCATGAAAGGCCCGAGTGTCCTATCAAATGTGAG TTTATAGCTGTTGCTGCTCATCCTCCTGGATCTTCATATCACAAGATAGGCGCCCCTCTTACTGGTAGAGGTGTCGTTCAGATATGGGGTCTCCTAAATGTCAGCATGAATGAGGATGAGGTGCCACCTCCAGCAGAAAAGCCAAAACAGGGGCCTAAAAATGGTAGGGACATGAAGGACAAATTGACTGTATCAAAGAGGCCCAGAGGGAGACCTAGAAAGAAGCCAGTAGAAGACAATGTGGCAATAACAACTCAAAAGAGGCCCAGAGGAAGACCTAGAAAGAATCTGATAGAAAAACCTCCTGATAATTTGGATTGCAGTGAGCAGTATGTTCAAGCCCTTGCTGTTCAATTCCCAGAAGATTCATCAGATTTTCTTGCCATAGATGGGGTTCTTGGGGACACTCAAGAACATGCTATACAAGAAGACAGcggtaaaaaacaaaaaagctatAAGCAAGCTGCATCTAAGTGTAACCCAGCACTTGAAACTCCTCTGAAGTGCAGAagattgaaaaataagaaaaggacACGGAGTTGCAGTGATAATACAAGTCCACTGTTGTTGGAACTAATTGAAGACATGGGATCTTCTGTTGTGAATCAAATGCAAGCGGAACCTGCAGCAAGTGTTAATTTCTCACACAATGGTTCCTTGGAAATTAGCTCTGCTGGTTGCTTGATTCCAAATGATGTTGCTTTGCCAAGAGTTGTATTTTGTCTAGCTCACAATGGGAAGGTTGCATGGGATACTAAATGGCGGCCTTCCAATGAATGCTATTCTATTAAGATGGGTTATCTTGCTGTCTTGTTGGGGAATGGATCTCTGGAAGT GTGGGAGGTCCCTCTTCCTCGTACCGTGAAAGTTATATATTCTTCAGACCATCCGGAGGGCACTGATCCTCGTTTTGTGAAATTGGAGCCTGTATTCAGATGCTCAATGTTGAAAGGTGGCGGCACGCAGAG CATCCCTCTGACAGTGGAGTGGTCGGCTTCAACCCCTCATGATCTCATTCTTGCTGGATGCCATGATGGAACA GTTGCTTTATGGAAGTTTTCTGTAAGCAGTTCATCTAAAG ATACGAGGCCATTGCTTTGCTTCAGTGCAGACACAGTTCCTATAAGAGCACTCGCCTGGGCTCCAGTTGAAAG TGATCTAGAGAGTGCAAATGTTATACTTACTGCTGGACATGGAGGCCTAAAGTTTTGGGACTTACG GTTCAAAGTTCTAATCA AAGCATCAAAGGATGGGTATCTCAACATGTATGTGCAgcatggagagagaaataatcatGATCGATATTATtg GGATCCATTCCGGCCTTTGTGGGACCTCCATCCTGTGCCAAGGATCATATATAGTCTGGATTGGCTGCCAGATCCAAG ATGTGTTATTCTATCCTTCGATGATGGAACAATGAGAACCCTCAGCTTGCTTAAGGCAGCGTATGATGTTCCTGTCACTGGAAAGCCCTTTGGTGGGACGAAACAACAAGGATTGCACagttattactgttcatcgttTGCTATCTGGAGTGTTCAAGTGTCAAGACTAACAG GGGTGGCGCATCGTATCGAGAAATTATTCCGGGAGTTCTTGTGGGGTGGTCTGGGGGAAGAAACTAAATTCCATCTTGCTAGTTGGAACAAAGTTTGCTCTCCAGTTTCGGGTGGTGGTTTAGGTGTGCGCaatttgagaactttcaatAAAGCGCTTttgggaaaatggttatggaggtatCAAGAAGAAGGGGAGTCATTATGGAAGGAAGTGGTAGTTTCGAGACATGGAGGTGCTTGGGGGGGATGGTGCACTAATGAAGTAAGGggggggtatggtgtgggtCTATGGAGATATATAAGGGGGGGATGGCAGTGCTttgaaaataatgttagatTTGTAGTTGGTCAGGGCACTCGCATCAAGTTTTGGCAGAATGTTTGGTGTGGAGAGCGTTCTTTGGAGAGAGCCTTTCCAGCTCTATACAATATTGCGATTAATAGGGAGGCTTCTATAGCAGATCTATGTGTGATTGCCCAAGACTCTTTTCAGTGGAACATTTTATTCACTCGGGCTAATCATGATTGGGAGCTGTctattgtttcagaattttttagcATGATATATTCCTCAGAAAGATTAACGACACAAGATGATAGGCTACAATGGAGGGGCAAAGACAGTAAGAAGTTCTCAGTCAAGACATACTATAAAATTCTGGTATCACAAGGTAATGAATATTTTCCgtggaaaagtatttggaagTCACGCGTACCTTCCAAAGTggctttttttgtgtggactgcGGCACTTGGGAAAATTCTAACCACGGATAATTTAAGAAAGAGGGGACTCATAGTAACGGACTGGTGttatttgtgcaaaaaaaatggagaatcagtggaccatctattattgcattgtgaggtgacgagAGAGTTGTGGAATGGAATATTTCGTAGGGTAGATGTCGCATGGGTTATGCCGGCAAAGGTGGTGGACTTGCTTGCTTGTTGGAAGGGTCTAAAAGGCAGTACACAAGTAGCTGCagcttggaagatgatcccgctgtgcattatgtggtgtatttggttggaaaggaacgcacgctgctttgaagatagggagcgatCGATGgaggagcttcagaatttttttctacacactttactattatggttttcagccattgttcttaatggaaacaGTGTACATGAGTTCCTAGCTCAAATTTAG
- the LOC108983424 gene encoding uncharacterized protein LOC108983424 isoform X1, whose product MDQPNEDQEEPPIAELLGVKKKKNKNTTVVSSPRTRTTTGVKAKKKKEGGPAAVDSAAQYPTGSTEDCCNAPKVTVLKFDNSVENHFRAIDTISQLCGEPEDGALEEQEIQQLSSSITFLREWKYFNYEPKIVRFASAVGSIDGKDVVSGIELPQLSSAAVPKNEEPSGGAATHAESSGSGCSKDFVIHVGGHVWALDWCPRVHERPECPIKCEFIAVAAHPPGSSYHKIGAPLTGRGVVQIWGLLNVSMNEDEVPPPAEKPKQGPKNGRDMKDKLTVSKRPRGRPRKKPVEDNVAITTQKRPRGRPRKNLIEKPPDNLDCSEQYVQALAVQFPEDSSDFLAIDGVLGDTQEHAIQEDSGKKQKSYKQAASKCNPALETPLKCRRLKNKKRTRSCSDNTSPLLLELIEDMGSSVVNQMQAEPAASVNFSHNGSLEISSAGCLIPNDVALPRVVFCLAHNGKVAWDTKWRPSNECYSIKMGYLAVLLGNGSLEVWEVPLPRTVKVIYSSDHPEGTDPRFVKLEPVFRCSMLKGGGTQSIPLTVEWSASTPHDLILAGCHDGTVALWKFSVSSSSKDTRPLLCFSADTVPIRALAWAPVESDLESANVILTAGHGGLKFWDLRFKVLIKASKDGYLNMYVQHGERNNHDRYYWDPFRPLWDLHPVPRIIYSLDWLPDPRCVILSFDDGTMRTLSLLKAAYDVPVTGKPFGGTKQQGLHSYYCSSFAIWSVQVSRLTGVAHRIEKLFREFLWGGLGEETKFHLASWNKVCSPVSGGGLGVRNLRTFNKALLGKWLWRYQEEGESLWKEVVVSRHGGAWGGWCTNEVRGGYGVGLWRYIRGGWQCFENNVRFVVGQGTRIKFWQNVWCGERSLERAFPALYNIAINREASIADLCVIAQDSFQWNILFTRANHDWELSIVSEFFSMIYSSERLTTQDDRLQWRGKDSKKFSVKTYYKILVSQGNEYFPWKSIWKSRVPSKVAFFVWTAALGKILTTDNLRKRGLIVTDWCYLCKKNGESVDHLLLHCEVTRELWNGIFRRVDVAWVMPAKVVDLLACWKGLKGSTQVAAAWKMIPLCIMWCIWLERNARCFEDRERSMEELQNFFLHTLLLWFSAIVLNGNSVHEFLAQI is encoded by the exons atggatcAACCAAACGAGGACCAAGAGGAACCTCCAATTGCAGAGCTATTGGgcgtgaagaagaagaagaataagaataCAACGGTGGTTTCTTCGCCGAGGACGAGAACAACAACCGGAGTAAaagcgaagaagaagaaggagggtGGTCCCGCTGCAGTGGACTCCGCAGCACAGTATCCTACAGGCTCCACGGAGGATTGCTGCAATGCCCCTAAGGTTACAGTTTTGAAGTTCGATAATTCGGTGGAGAATCACTTCAGAGCCATCGACACGATTTCTCAGCTCTGTGGAGAGCCTGAAGACGGTGCTCTTGAAGAACAAGAAATTCAGCAACTGTCCTCCTCAATCACTTTCTTAAG AGAATGGAAGTATTTTAATTACGAACCAAAAATCGTCAGGTTCGCTTCTGCAGTAGGAAGCATTGATGGGAAAGATGTTGTTAGCGGAATAGAGTTGCCTCAACTATCTTCTGCAGCTGTTCCTAAG AATGAGGAACCTTCTGGGGGTGCTGCTACACATGCAGAATCATCCGG ATCTGGCTGCAGCAAAGACTTTGTTATTCATGTTGGAGGGCATGTTTGGGCTTTGGATTGGTGTCCTAGAGTTCATGAAAGGCCCGAGTGTCCTATCAAATGTGAG TTTATAGCTGTTGCTGCTCATCCTCCTGGATCTTCATATCACAAGATAGGCGCCCCTCTTACTGGTAGAGGTGTCGTTCAGATATGGGGTCTCCTAAATGTCAGCATGAATGAGGATGAGGTGCCACCTCCAGCAGAAAAGCCAAAACAGGGGCCTAAAAATGGTAGGGACATGAAGGACAAATTGACTGTATCAAAGAGGCCCAGAGGGAGACCTAGAAAGAAGCCAGTAGAAGACAATGTGGCAATAACAACTCAAAAGAGGCCCAGAGGAAGACCTAGAAAGAATCTGATAGAAAAACCTCCTGATAATTTGGATTGCAGTGAGCAGTATGTTCAAGCCCTTGCTGTTCAATTCCCAGAAGATTCATCAGATTTTCTTGCCATAGATGGGGTTCTTGGGGACACTCAAGAACATGCTATACAAGAAGACAGcggtaaaaaacaaaaaagctatAAGCAAGCTGCATCTAAGTGTAACCCAGCACTTGAAACTCCTCTGAAGTGCAGAagattgaaaaataagaaaaggacACGGAGTTGCAGTGATAATACAAGTCCACTGTTGTTGGAACTAATTGAAGACATGGGATCTTCTGTTGTGAATCAAATGCAAGCGGAACCTGCAGCAAGTGTTAATTTCTCACACAATGGTTCCTTGGAAATTAGCTCTGCTGGTTGCTTGATTCCAAATGATGTTGCTTTGCCAAGAGTTGTATTTTGTCTAGCTCACAATGGGAAGGTTGCATGGGATACTAAATGGCGGCCTTCCAATGAATGCTATTCTATTAAGATGGGTTATCTTGCTGTCTTGTTGGGGAATGGATCTCTGGAAGT GTGGGAGGTCCCTCTTCCTCGTACCGTGAAAGTTATATATTCTTCAGACCATCCGGAGGGCACTGATCCTCGTTTTGTGAAATTGGAGCCTGTATTCAGATGCTCAATGTTGAAAGGTGGCGGCACGCAGAG CATCCCTCTGACAGTGGAGTGGTCGGCTTCAACCCCTCATGATCTCATTCTTGCTGGATGCCATGATGGAACA GTTGCTTTATGGAAGTTTTCTGTAAGCAGTTCATCTAAAG ATACGAGGCCATTGCTTTGCTTCAGTGCAGACACAGTTCCTATAAGAGCACTCGCCTGGGCTCCAGTTGAAAG TGATCTAGAGAGTGCAAATGTTATACTTACTGCTGGACATGGAGGCCTAAAGTTTTGGGACTTACG GTTCAAAGTTCTAATCA AAGCATCAAAGGATGGGTATCTCAACATGTATGTGCAgcatggagagagaaataatcatGATCGATATTATtg GGATCCATTCCGGCCTTTGTGGGACCTCCATCCTGTGCCAAGGATCATATATAGTCTGGATTGGCTGCCAGATCCAAG ATGTGTTATTCTATCCTTCGATGATGGAACAATGAGAACCCTCAGCTTGCTTAAGGCAGCGTATGATGTTCCTGTCACTGGAAAGCCCTTTGGTGGGACGAAACAACAAGGATTGCACagttattactgttcatcgttTGCTATCTGGAGTGTTCAAGTGTCAAGACTAACAG GGGTGGCGCATCGTATCGAGAAATTATTCCGGGAGTTCTTGTGGGGTGGTCTGGGGGAAGAAACTAAATTCCATCTTGCTAGTTGGAACAAAGTTTGCTCTCCAGTTTCGGGTGGTGGTTTAGGTGTGCGCaatttgagaactttcaatAAAGCGCTTttgggaaaatggttatggaggtatCAAGAAGAAGGGGAGTCATTATGGAAGGAAGTGGTAGTTTCGAGACATGGAGGTGCTTGGGGGGGATGGTGCACTAATGAAGTAAGGggggggtatggtgtgggtCTATGGAGATATATAAGGGGGGGATGGCAGTGCTttgaaaataatgttagatTTGTAGTTGGTCAGGGCACTCGCATCAAGTTTTGGCAGAATGTTTGGTGTGGAGAGCGTTCTTTGGAGAGAGCCTTTCCAGCTCTATACAATATTGCGATTAATAGGGAGGCTTCTATAGCAGATCTATGTGTGATTGCCCAAGACTCTTTTCAGTGGAACATTTTATTCACTCGGGCTAATCATGATTGGGAGCTGTctattgtttcagaattttttagcATGATATATTCCTCAGAAAGATTAACGACACAAGATGATAGGCTACAATGGAGGGGCAAAGACAGTAAGAAGTTCTCAGTCAAGACATACTATAAAATTCTGGTATCACAAGGTAATGAATATTTTCCgtggaaaagtatttggaagTCACGCGTACCTTCCAAAGTggctttttttgtgtggactgcGGCACTTGGGAAAATTCTAACCACGGATAATTTAAGAAAGAGGGGACTCATAGTAACGGACTGGTGttatttgtgcaaaaaaaatggagaatcagtggaccatctattattgcattgtgaggtgacgagAGAGTTGTGGAATGGAATATTTCGTAGGGTAGATGTCGCATGGGTTATGCCGGCAAAGGTGGTGGACTTGCTTGCTTGTTGGAAGGGTCTAAAAGGCAGTACACAAGTAGCTGCagcttggaagatgatcccgctgtgcattatgtggtgtatttggttggaaaggaacgcacgctgctttgaagatagggagcgatCGATGgaggagcttcagaatttttttctacacactttactattatggttttcagccattgttcttaatggaaacaGTGTACATGAGTTCCTAGCTCAAATTTAG
- the LOC108983424 gene encoding uncharacterized protein LOC108983424 isoform X3, with product MDQPNEDQEEPPIAELLGVKKKKNKNTTVVSSPRTRTTTGVKAKKKKEGGPAAVDSAAQYPTGSTEDCCNAPKVTVLKFDNSVENHFRAIDTISQLCGEPEDGALEEQEIQQLSSSITFLREWKYFNYEPKIVRFASAVGSIDGKDVVSGIELPQLSSAAVPKNEEPSGGAATHAESSGSGCSKDFVIHVGGHVWALDWCPRVHERPECPIKCEFIAVAAHPPGSSYHKIGAPLTGRGVVQIWGLLNVSMNEDEVPPPAEKPKQGPKNGRDMKDKLTVSKRPRGRPRKKPVEDNVAITTQKRPRGRPRKNLIEKPPDNLDCSEQYVQALAVQFPEDSSDFLAIDGVLGDTQEHAIQEDSGKKQKSYKQAASKCNPALETPLKCRRLKNKKRTRSCSDNTSPLLLELIEDMGSSVVNQMQAEPAASVNFSHNGSLEISSAGCLIPNDVALPRVVFCLAHNGKVAWDTKWRPSNECYSIKMGYLAVLLGNGSLEVWEVPLPRTVKVIYSSDHPEGTDPRFVKLEPVFRCSMLKGGGTQSIPLTVEWSASTPHDLILAGCHDGTVALWKFSVSSSSKDTRPLLCFSADTVPIRALAWAPVESDLESANVILTAGHGGLKFWDLRDPFRPLWDLHPVPRIIYSLDWLPDPRCVILSFDDGTMRTLSLLKAAYDVPVTGKPFGGTKQQGLHSYYCSSFAIWSVQVSRLTGVAHRIEKLFREFLWGGLGEETKFHLASWNKVCSPVSGGGLGVRNLRTFNKALLGKWLWRYQEEGESLWKEVVVSRHGGAWGGWCTNEVRGGYGVGLWRYIRGGWQCFENNVRFVVGQGTRIKFWQNVWCGERSLERAFPALYNIAINREASIADLCVIAQDSFQWNILFTRANHDWELSIVSEFFSMIYSSERLTTQDDRLQWRGKDSKKFSVKTYYKILVSQGNEYFPWKSIWKSRVPSKVAFFVWTAALGKILTTDNLRKRGLIVTDWCYLCKKNGESVDHLLLHCEVTRELWNGIFRRVDVAWVMPAKVVDLLACWKGLKGSTQVAAAWKMIPLCIMWCIWLERNARCFEDRERSMEELQNFFLHTLLLWFSAIVLNGNSVHEFLAQI from the exons atggatcAACCAAACGAGGACCAAGAGGAACCTCCAATTGCAGAGCTATTGGgcgtgaagaagaagaagaataagaataCAACGGTGGTTTCTTCGCCGAGGACGAGAACAACAACCGGAGTAAaagcgaagaagaagaaggagggtGGTCCCGCTGCAGTGGACTCCGCAGCACAGTATCCTACAGGCTCCACGGAGGATTGCTGCAATGCCCCTAAGGTTACAGTTTTGAAGTTCGATAATTCGGTGGAGAATCACTTCAGAGCCATCGACACGATTTCTCAGCTCTGTGGAGAGCCTGAAGACGGTGCTCTTGAAGAACAAGAAATTCAGCAACTGTCCTCCTCAATCACTTTCTTAAG AGAATGGAAGTATTTTAATTACGAACCAAAAATCGTCAGGTTCGCTTCTGCAGTAGGAAGCATTGATGGGAAAGATGTTGTTAGCGGAATAGAGTTGCCTCAACTATCTTCTGCAGCTGTTCCTAAG AATGAGGAACCTTCTGGGGGTGCTGCTACACATGCAGAATCATCCGG ATCTGGCTGCAGCAAAGACTTTGTTATTCATGTTGGAGGGCATGTTTGGGCTTTGGATTGGTGTCCTAGAGTTCATGAAAGGCCCGAGTGTCCTATCAAATGTGAG TTTATAGCTGTTGCTGCTCATCCTCCTGGATCTTCATATCACAAGATAGGCGCCCCTCTTACTGGTAGAGGTGTCGTTCAGATATGGGGTCTCCTAAATGTCAGCATGAATGAGGATGAGGTGCCACCTCCAGCAGAAAAGCCAAAACAGGGGCCTAAAAATGGTAGGGACATGAAGGACAAATTGACTGTATCAAAGAGGCCCAGAGGGAGACCTAGAAAGAAGCCAGTAGAAGACAATGTGGCAATAACAACTCAAAAGAGGCCCAGAGGAAGACCTAGAAAGAATCTGATAGAAAAACCTCCTGATAATTTGGATTGCAGTGAGCAGTATGTTCAAGCCCTTGCTGTTCAATTCCCAGAAGATTCATCAGATTTTCTTGCCATAGATGGGGTTCTTGGGGACACTCAAGAACATGCTATACAAGAAGACAGcggtaaaaaacaaaaaagctatAAGCAAGCTGCATCTAAGTGTAACCCAGCACTTGAAACTCCTCTGAAGTGCAGAagattgaaaaataagaaaaggacACGGAGTTGCAGTGATAATACAAGTCCACTGTTGTTGGAACTAATTGAAGACATGGGATCTTCTGTTGTGAATCAAATGCAAGCGGAACCTGCAGCAAGTGTTAATTTCTCACACAATGGTTCCTTGGAAATTAGCTCTGCTGGTTGCTTGATTCCAAATGATGTTGCTTTGCCAAGAGTTGTATTTTGTCTAGCTCACAATGGGAAGGTTGCATGGGATACTAAATGGCGGCCTTCCAATGAATGCTATTCTATTAAGATGGGTTATCTTGCTGTCTTGTTGGGGAATGGATCTCTGGAAGT GTGGGAGGTCCCTCTTCCTCGTACCGTGAAAGTTATATATTCTTCAGACCATCCGGAGGGCACTGATCCTCGTTTTGTGAAATTGGAGCCTGTATTCAGATGCTCAATGTTGAAAGGTGGCGGCACGCAGAG CATCCCTCTGACAGTGGAGTGGTCGGCTTCAACCCCTCATGATCTCATTCTTGCTGGATGCCATGATGGAACA GTTGCTTTATGGAAGTTTTCTGTAAGCAGTTCATCTAAAG ATACGAGGCCATTGCTTTGCTTCAGTGCAGACACAGTTCCTATAAGAGCACTCGCCTGGGCTCCAGTTGAAAG TGATCTAGAGAGTGCAAATGTTATACTTACTGCTGGACATGGAGGCCTAAAGTTTTGGGACTTACG GGATCCATTCCGGCCTTTGTGGGACCTCCATCCTGTGCCAAGGATCATATATAGTCTGGATTGGCTGCCAGATCCAAG ATGTGTTATTCTATCCTTCGATGATGGAACAATGAGAACCCTCAGCTTGCTTAAGGCAGCGTATGATGTTCCTGTCACTGGAAAGCCCTTTGGTGGGACGAAACAACAAGGATTGCACagttattactgttcatcgttTGCTATCTGGAGTGTTCAAGTGTCAAGACTAACAG GGGTGGCGCATCGTATCGAGAAATTATTCCGGGAGTTCTTGTGGGGTGGTCTGGGGGAAGAAACTAAATTCCATCTTGCTAGTTGGAACAAAGTTTGCTCTCCAGTTTCGGGTGGTGGTTTAGGTGTGCGCaatttgagaactttcaatAAAGCGCTTttgggaaaatggttatggaggtatCAAGAAGAAGGGGAGTCATTATGGAAGGAAGTGGTAGTTTCGAGACATGGAGGTGCTTGGGGGGGATGGTGCACTAATGAAGTAAGGggggggtatggtgtgggtCTATGGAGATATATAAGGGGGGGATGGCAGTGCTttgaaaataatgttagatTTGTAGTTGGTCAGGGCACTCGCATCAAGTTTTGGCAGAATGTTTGGTGTGGAGAGCGTTCTTTGGAGAGAGCCTTTCCAGCTCTATACAATATTGCGATTAATAGGGAGGCTTCTATAGCAGATCTATGTGTGATTGCCCAAGACTCTTTTCAGTGGAACATTTTATTCACTCGGGCTAATCATGATTGGGAGCTGTctattgtttcagaattttttagcATGATATATTCCTCAGAAAGATTAACGACACAAGATGATAGGCTACAATGGAGGGGCAAAGACAGTAAGAAGTTCTCAGTCAAGACATACTATAAAATTCTGGTATCACAAGGTAATGAATATTTTCCgtggaaaagtatttggaagTCACGCGTACCTTCCAAAGTggctttttttgtgtggactgcGGCACTTGGGAAAATTCTAACCACGGATAATTTAAGAAAGAGGGGACTCATAGTAACGGACTGGTGttatttgtgcaaaaaaaatggagaatcagtggaccatctattattgcattgtgaggtgacgagAGAGTTGTGGAATGGAATATTTCGTAGGGTAGATGTCGCATGGGTTATGCCGGCAAAGGTGGTGGACTTGCTTGCTTGTTGGAAGGGTCTAAAAGGCAGTACACAAGTAGCTGCagcttggaagatgatcccgctgtgcattatgtggtgtatttggttggaaaggaacgcacgctgctttgaagatagggagcgatCGATGgaggagcttcagaatttttttctacacactttactattatggttttcagccattgttcttaatggaaacaGTGTACATGAGTTCCTAGCTCAAATTTAG